The Arcobacter roscoffensis genome segment ACCAGTACCAGCTTTATCAATGTCAAATCTATCAACACCTTTAAATCCAATAAGTTTTGTTACTCTACCTTTAACTTTTTCACCGTCAGCTTTAACTAAAGTTACAGTCTCACCCATAGAAATAGTACCGTTGAAAATTCTAGCAATACCAATTTTTCCAATGAAGTTGTCATAATCAAGTGTGAATACTTGAAGTTGAAGACCATTTTCATCATCACCTTTTGGCTTTGGAACTTCTGCTAAAATAGTCTCAAATAATGGTGTTAAGTTCTCTTTTGGGTCTTCTAAAGCAGTCATTGCATAACCATCTCTAGCTGCTGCGTAAATAACAGGGAATTCTAATTGTTCTTCATTAGCACCCATTTGGTCAAATAGGTCGAATACTTCATCAACAACTCTATCTGGATCTCCACCTGGTTTATCAATTTTGTTAATAACAACAATTGGTCTATGACCTAATTGTAATGCTTTTTTTACAACAAATTTTGTTTGAGGCATAGTACCTTCTTGCGCATCAACTAGTAATAATACTGAGTCAACCATCTTAAGAACCCTCTCAACTTCTCCACCAAAGTCAGCATGGCCCGGAGTGTCGATGATATTAATTCTTACACCTTCGTAATCAATAGCAGTATTCTTAGAAAGAATTGTAATTCCTCTTTCTTTTTCAATATCATTACTATCCATAACTCTTTCATCTACTTCTTGGTGCGAAGAAAAAGTTCCTGATTGTTTTAATAATTCATCAACAAGTGTTGTTTTACCATGGTCAACGTGCGCAATAACTGCAATATTTCTAATGTCTCTCATTTATTCTCTTTATAATAATTTTAAAGGAAGTTTTAAGTTTAGCTAAAATTTTCCTGATATGTTTTCGCGATTATACTAAAAACTTGCTTAAACTATAGATACATTGTCTTAACAATTACAAATTGATGACATATACACTTTTTATCTTCCCAGTCTTTGGTACAATACTCAAATTTATTTTTAGTATATAAAGGTTATATATGAATTATCAAGAAGTTTTAGAAGAGATTAAAGAAGAAATTAAACCTCACCTAAAAAAAGGTGAAGTTGCAAACTATATTCCAGCTTTACAAAAAGTAAAGAAAAATGATTTTGCTATGAGTATTATTGATGTAGATTTAAATGAATATCATATAGGCTCACACAAAAAGCCTTTTTCTATTCAAAGTATCTCAAAAGTATTTACCTTTGCTTTAGCCTTACAAAATTATAGTAAAGAGCTATATAAAAGAGTAGGACATGAACCATCAGGTGATCCTTTTAACTCTTTAGTTCAACTAGAGTATGAAAATGGTGTTCCTAGAAACCCTTTCATAAATGCAGGAGCAATAGTAACAACAGATTCTTTAATATCTTTATATAAAGAGAATACATTTGATTATATACTTCATTTTATACAAGATGCAACAAATGACCATAGCATTACATATAATAAAGAAGTATTTAAATCAGAACTAAAACATGGACATAGAAATCTAGCACTTATTAATATGATGAAGAGTTTTAAAAATATAAAAAACTTTACAGATAGTGTAATGCAAACATATTTTAAACAATGTTCTATTGATATGAGTACAACTCAACTAGCAAAATCTATGCTATTTCTAGCAAACCATGGAGTAAATCCTATAACAAATGAACAGCTTATAAATGAAAGCAAAGCAAAAAGAATAAACTCTTTAATGTTAACTTGCGGACATTATGATGCTTCAGGTGATTTTGCCTACAGAGTTGGTCTTCCTGGTAAAAGTGGTGTTGGAGGAGGAATTGTAGCTATTGTTCCTAAGAAAATGGCTATTTGTGTTTATTCTCCAAGATTAAATAAATTTGGAAACTCATATGCAGGAACAAAAGCATTAGAACTTTTTACAGATAAGACAGGTTTATCCATCTTTTAAAAAGGCTGTAGTATAATCTCATCATCAAAAATCACAAAGGTTTATATATGACAGCACTGCAATTAGCAGATATTATTGGTGTAATTTGTTTTGCCCTATCGGGGTTTTTAATTGCAGTACATTATAAACTAGATATTTTAGGTGTTTTTATATCAGCATTTTTAACTGCACTTGGTGGAGGAATGACAAGAGATGTACTAGCAAATAAAACACCATATGTATTTACCGATGTATTACCGGTAACCTTAGTGGTAGCCACTGTTTTAATTTCACTTGTATTAAAACTTCATAAAATAGATGATCTAGAAGGTAAAACTGCTTTCATTGTATCTGATGCTATAGGGCTTGTATCCTTTGCTATTACGGGTTCATTGGTTGCTATTGAAAATGATTTTAATTTTCTTGGGGTATTGATTTTAGCCTTTATTACAGCTGTTGGTGGTGGTACGATTAGAGATATTTTAATTAATAGGGTACCATCTATTTTGGTCTCAGAGTTTTATGCAACAGTTGCTATTATAGTTGGGCTTATAACTTATGGTTTATATTTAATAGATTTAAAAAATATATATACATTAATCATAGTTTTTGTATTTGGCGTTGCTTTAAGACTACTTGCTTACTACAAAAACTGGCAACTTCCAACCTTATCTAAATAGATTAGTTTTTATCTTAACCTTTCATTTACTTTTTATAGGTAAAATTTCGCAATTTAAATTTAGGAGAAAAAATGAAGAAAATTTTATTTGTTGCTGCTTTACTTATTGCAACATTCGCAAACGCATTAAATATTGGAGACTCAACACCAACATTTGAAATAAAAGATCAATTTGAAAAAATGCACAAGATTTCTGCAGATGCTAAAACTATTATAGTTGCAGAAAGTAGAGGTACAAGTGTTATTATTAGAGAATATCTATTAACTAAAGATACAAACTTTTTAGAAACTAACAAAGCACATTATATAGCAGATATTTCTGGTATGCCAAGTTTAATTTCAAAGTTTATTGCCTTACCTAAAATGAAAAAATACCCATTTTCAATCCTTTTAGTTAATGAAGAACAAGCTAAATCATTTTCAACAAAAGAAGATAAAATTACTGTTTATTCTGTAGAGAATGGAAAAGTTACAAACGTAAAATACATTACTACAACTGAAGAGTTAGACGCAGTATTTAAATAGTTCTATTAGCCTTTTGGCTAATAGTTAAAATTTAAGAAGATACTAATTTTAATCCCACTATAGAACTAACTAAAGTAAACAAGAAAAACAATCTTAAAACCCCTGCTGGTTCATTATAAAATAAAATTCCAATAACAATAGTACCAAAGGCCCCTATACCTGTCCAAATTGCATATGCAGTTCCTATAGGAATTGTTTGTACTGCTTTTGTAAGAAAATAGAAACTCCCTGTGGCAAATATCAAAAATATAACTGTTGGTAGTAATTTTGTAAAGTTTTCTGTTAGTTTTAACATAGAAGCAAAACCAATCTCTAATAATCCTGCTAATATTAAATATATCCATGCACTCATAAATAATCCTTTAAAAAATATCTTTTGTGGAAAGATACCTAAAGAATAAGAAGAGTTTGCTAAAGTTTTAAACAAACTCCTTGATTAGTTTTATAAAAGCTTTTTAAATGTATCTACAATAGCCGTAGATTCTAAATCTTTGATTCTATTTTCTAATGAATCAACTGTTTCATTGTCATCTAATACAAGCTCTTTTGTAAGAATAATCTTTCCATCATCATATTTTTCATTTACATAATGAATAGTAACCCCTGATTTCTCTTCACCATTTTTAATAATAGCTTCATGCACATATCTTCCATACATACCTTTTCCACCATATTTTGAAGGTAAAAGTGCAGGATGAGTATTAATTATCTTATTTTCAAAAGCATTGATAAGTTTAGGTCCTATCATTTTCATATAGCCAGAACAAAAAACATAGTCACAATCAAATTCTAAAAGCAATCTAGCTATTTTATCATCACAATCTTGATTAGGATACCTTTTATCATTTATTACAAAATTTGGTATATCT includes the following:
- the purN gene encoding phosphoribosylglycinamide formyltransferase, coding for MKRIGILASYNGSGFQTIQKAIEDKILEAKVVVVISNNSNANVLETAESLDIPNFVINDKRYPNQDCDDKIARLLLEFDCDYVFCSGYMKMIGPKLINAFENKIINTHPALLPSKYGGKGMYGRYVHEAIIKNGEEKSGVTIHYVNEKYDDGKIILTKELVLDDNETVDSLENRIKDLESTAIVDTFKKLL
- a CDS encoding DMT family transporter, yielding MSAWIYLILAGLLEIGFASMLKLTENFTKLLPTVIFLIFATGSFYFLTKAVQTIPIGTAYAIWTGIGAFGTIVIGILFYNEPAGVLRLFFLFTLVSSIVGLKLVSS
- a CDS encoding trimeric intracellular cation channel family protein codes for the protein MTALQLADIIGVICFALSGFLIAVHYKLDILGVFISAFLTALGGGMTRDVLANKTPYVFTDVLPVTLVVATVLISLVLKLHKIDDLEGKTAFIVSDAIGLVSFAITGSLVAIENDFNFLGVLILAFITAVGGGTIRDILINRVPSILVSEFYATVAIIVGLITYGLYLIDLKNIYTLIIVFVFGVALRLLAYYKNWQLPTLSK
- a CDS encoding glutaminase; amino-acid sequence: MNYQEVLEEIKEEIKPHLKKGEVANYIPALQKVKKNDFAMSIIDVDLNEYHIGSHKKPFSIQSISKVFTFALALQNYSKELYKRVGHEPSGDPFNSLVQLEYENGVPRNPFINAGAIVTTDSLISLYKENTFDYILHFIQDATNDHSITYNKEVFKSELKHGHRNLALINMMKSFKNIKNFTDSVMQTYFKQCSIDMSTTQLAKSMLFLANHGVNPITNEQLINESKAKRINSLMLTCGHYDASGDFAYRVGLPGKSGVGGGIVAIVPKKMAICVYSPRLNKFGNSYAGTKALELFTDKTGLSIF